caatcttgaccccaccttcctcgccaactatcgccccatctcacttctcccctacgcctcgaaattacttgagcggatagtctgctgtcgtctctccaattacctctcagacaattccctcctcgaccctctccaatctggctaccgccccctccactctaccgaaaccgccctggccaaagttaccaacgaccccctctcagccaaatccaggggtcacttctccatactcatcctcctcgacctctctgcggcctttgacactgtggattaccccctccttctgcaaattcttctctctctcggcctctctggtttctgtccacgcctggttctgctcttacctcgccaaccgcaccttctctgtctccacatctggttctgcctccaccccctcccctctcccggttggagtcccccagggctctgttctcgctctacacttcctccctcgggaCTCTAATCTCctcctacggtcttcagtatcacttctatgctgacgacattcagctctacgtatcttctcctgatctctctcccactttcctctcccgtgtatctgactgcctctctgccatctcctcctggatgtccttgcgctttctcaaaattaatatctcaaaaactgaactaattgtcttccctccccccaggctcccctctcaccacaacctctctatcgtggttaataatacaaccatctcttctgtcacccagctccgttgcctgggtgtcacccttgactcctctctttcctttgtcccccacatccaatctctagcccaaacctgccacttccagctgcgtaacatcgctcgcatccggcccttcctctcacaagatgccaccaaaaccatcatccaagCTCTCATCATcacccgcctcgactactgcaaccttctccttactggcctccccctctccccccttcgttctgttctcaatgcggctgcccgactcatctttctctcacgccgctccgcctcccctctctgccttgccttacactggctccccttcccctacaggatccttttcaaactcctcaccaccacttacaaagctctctccaagtctactgccccctatatctctaacctcctcaccattcacacccctgcccgctagctgcgctcggccaatgaccgtcgcctctcctccactctgatcacctcttcccactccagaatccaagacttctcccgagctgctcccctccactggaacgacctcccccgctccatccgtctctcacccagtctgtgctccttcaaacggacacttaaaactcacctgttcctcaaagcctaccaaccatccacttaacccttaccttgttgctccttcgctaacctccttctctcgttctcccttctctccaccagccccgcctttctctcccttacgttaatggctccctcttgtgcctgtttgtccaccctcccttaggatgtgagctcttatgagcagggcccctttcccctcctgtctccatacctgttcttctgcttcatcttcgctcatatgtctgcccggagttctgaagtattggtactttgtgtttattgctctgtactatgtcaccctgtatggtctcctgcttgtattatgtacggcactgcggaaaccttgtggcgcctaacaaataaatgataataataataatgcaaagaAGGGAGGAGCACACTCCCTGACATGTCATCTAGGAAGTGATCCATGCTCCTGGCATCTGATGCAGCCTGCTTCTCCGAGCACCGAAACCGCTCTATCCACAAGGGAGGTCTGCTCTGGCGGCACTTCCCCTGGCTGAGTTGTACTCTCCCTCAGAAGAACTGCTCATTGCCAAGTATATATAATAGCATCTAATTTTAGCGCTCCTCTCCTCAGTGCGGCAACTATCTTTATGTAACCCGTCCACACTGCAGTGTTTCTTGACCCTGTAATTCTCCAGTAACAGAGAGATGGGGAAGAGGCTGCCGAACTGCGTGGGGTGAGctctaaaaaaacataaaaaatgcccTATTCCAAATGGCACTTTACTAAAACTGAGGATGGCTCCGAATGGGACACCTTCTATACCCCCATTGACACTGAGCCCACCAATGGCAGGAATGAGAAATATGTTCCTTGCCCTAACCTAGAAGTGGCATTACACCACAACTTACATTGTCCAAATGGAGCTTAGCACATAAAAGAGAGAAATTCATCTAGTAAGAGACAAAGCTAAAGACAAGTGTTGAAACTTCCTGGTGGCTAAATGCTACAACCTGAAGAAATTAGCCATAATCCATACAATGTTATTAGTAACACAGGCATCTTataccaaaaaaaaacacaactaggGTCATTTCTAGTCCTCAATATTTAACTATGTAACAAATGTTGTAAACAGAAAGCATAGACCTCAACATGCTGAAGCGGACTAGAAAACAGTAAGATAGAGAACCATGCTACAAAGAGGTTAATGGGAGTAGTTATAAAAATATTACCTTCAGGTGCGGTGTGTTGCTGGTAAGAGATTGGTCTATCAGTGTCCACTATATGGAGTCCATGAATCTGCTCTGGTTGAATGCAAGTCATGGCTCTCTGCTCCAATGTTGTTAGTTGTAGCTGGGAACAAGGCTCCCTGCCGGTCTCCCTGGCATGTCTGTGATATTCTCGGAGTTTGTCCTTGAGGCGGCGCTTGAAGTCCTGCCATCTTTTTTTTACTTCTTCTACAGACCTTATTATGGGGGCCACCGCGTTAACTTTCTGTGTGATTTGTTGCCAAACAGCCAGCTTGCCAGATGCGGTGAGGTTTTTGCTTGCTGCAAACAGTATGTCAACAACAttgttcaccagaatgtccaccTCGTGATAAGAAAAATTAGGCCGTCTTCGTTTCCCAAATGGTTGGCTTGAAGTGCCTGGTTGGCTGGCAGCAGTTGGTGGAGTGGCGAGTTGGCTTAAATGACCTGGTTGGCTGGCCGTTGATGGTTGTGTGGCACGACTTTCATGTTGTCTGTGCGTTTTCAGCCTTCCATGTTGTAATGTTGCTTCTTTCCCTGAAAATAATGGAATGATTTTATCTCCTGGCTTTATGTGTTGAATGTTTTGTGTTTGTAAAATTGCATATTGTTGGCACAAAATTTTTGCTAGGGACGCTATTTTTAAGCCATAATGACGGGCAGAATTGGGCAAAGGTGAGTTACTTGGCCAAATGTGTTTTAGTTGCGCTATTTTACCCAGGTCAGCTGCCTTACTGACGagaattgtttttattctttcaTTTTAAAAGGATAATTGCTATTAGTCACAATATTTTACCCAGGTGGGTTGAAAGAAAGGTCAGACTCCTTGCTGAAAAGAATGTTACTCGTAGCAGCCACTTAACTGAAATATCAACAGAGGACACATTGCAGCCGTGAGAGCTCACTATTTTACTAATGTCGAGCTGTGCAATTGAATGAAGCAGGTGGTCTATAGTCTCATCTGCCACAAGATAAGAAGACTGGGGGTGAATTGCTCCGTCCTTCAAGTCCAGAGGGGGTGGAGCGCTCTGAACCGCCAGCAGCCGAATGTACGGATGCAGCAGGAGTATAGGGAGTGTTAGAGGGAATTTTTACCATACACATTTGCAAGTTTACATCAAACACATTATAATCCAACTTATTAACGTATTCTACTTAAAATGTGTGTTCAAAATATTTTGAACAAGTTAATTTTATCATGAAAAACAGGAGCGGGCTAGGTCGGGGACAGAGGGCATCCAATGTCTGTTTTGGGCAGTGTGGTGTTCCAGTGGTATACATGGTGCAGGCAGCCCATGCAGGCCACATCGCATACTACTCGTGTCATCCAttgatagaatatatatataatacagcttcTACCAATATTCTATCAATGGATGACGGGGCCGCATCGAGTAGTATGTGATGTCCTGTTAAAAGCATTTCATCGTCAAGACAGGTGTATTAACTGAATCAACCTGTGAAGTCACAGCTACAGGTCAAATCACACTCCCATAACGTGCAGAATTTCATATTTAAAAACGTACAGAGTTGTAAAAGGACGTTGTTCAGTCAATGAAAGGCTAATAGCAAAGCAATTACGTTAAAAatcatttaatataattttataactaATCTtttataaactaatttacactccCAAAAGGCAGTTTCCAATTTAACTATAACTACAGTTACTTTTCTGCTCAAAATCAACAGTGTGCTAGACATAAGTATCACCATATATTATTCAAACACATACAATAGAAAATATCCTAGACGTGGGACAAataatcacacacacaatatgtgaAATTTCTTTCCAGCCAATTACACAAagattctgctatacatttataccatacaCAAAGATATTAATTTAGGATACACAAAACATGGATAATGATACTTATATCAAGAAAGATTGCACGCAGATGCAAATCTTCATGTAAGATATTATGTATTCTCATTAATCAATCTTCAATAATAATCTTACATAGAATAGAAAACCATTTTACTGTTAGCATGGATGGTACAatactctctgtctgtgtcttccaGATTTCATTACAATTCCCATGTTAACTGCATTATCTCAGCATTCATATACATCACAGTTGCCATTTAAGTCTTGTGCAATACAATAGTACTGCTGCCAGTATACAACTAACTAAAGTACTACACATAGCACTAACACAACTACTCCATTATTAAGCACAGCAATGTACTAACTTCTATCATCACGCTACATGCAAATACTATACATCATATCCTTACGCTACATGCAAAAACTATACCATTAAACATATCCTCAATTATTCCTATACATGCAACACAAACTACTCCATATGATACTGTCATATATTCCTATATATAGACTAAACAACTATCATCCTATATGTATATCATACACCCCGCtctgcagccacatatatcatcATAAACACCATACTCCATATGCAATTTAAATACATGGATTACTCCATATCATATCCCTATTTAACCCCCTTCGGCCTCACCTGTGACCCATTGCAGCCTTCTATGGTAAGGGGATAAGGGAGAGGAACCGAGAGTAAAATGGAGAAGGGAGTGCAAAATTTAAGCGAGAGTCCAGAGCTCAAAAGATTCTCCGCTTCCACGTGTGATGATGATAACACACACGTGGACACACTGTTCGTGGGGTGGGTGTGATGACATTATCACACCTGGCCGGTGCTTACACGGTGCAGCCGCCACATTACGGAGTCCAATAGGGATTGTGCTGTGGCTGACCATGATAGACTGTCATCATGGGGGATATGTCATAGGAGCAGGGTCGCTCCGTCACAGTAGATGCAGTGATAGTATACAGCTTGCCTCACATAAAATTCAGACAATGTAATCCTTACTGAatacattaaaattattattaataatacactGTGAGGACCATGGGTAGTGTACATGAAGGATCATGGGTAATGTCATCCCATTGATCAGTGACATAATCACTATGGCAACGTCCATTgtactgatgtatgagaatcaccagagtgtggagaggagactggtcagatctattggctggtagcacaatgataagATGTAAGtggaacaggagtctaataggggctgatggctcctgacagACACTATCAAAATTAGGTTTGAGGGTGTAAAAGAGGAGATTGTTGTAGAGACTAAATAAGGAGAATATGTGAGTCTTCTGCAAGTGTTTATAACTCACCAGTGCTGGTGTATGTAGGGATCTCCTCTTTCTTGCACTGCTGATTTTCCACCACACACATCTCCTGTTCTCCATCTATATATTCTATCTTAATATGAGTCAGGTCTCCAACCTAAATAACACAAACAATACAAGGAGCACTATAATAATGTCCGATTTAATAAACTGAGATCAAACTGAAGAATATCAGTGCATAAAACCCAGCCAGCTGCATATCATATAGTGAAAAGGTCACTTTGGTATTTGGTGAGACCataaattccatctacctgatactcctctgTGAtcctgtgattttcctctgtataATCCTGTGAAAAAAtaggacggggacatctctctggggtatttagGTTACTGAATCCATCTGTAGGAGAAACACAGTGATATTATACACATTACATTGATAGGGGATGACTGTGTTTTGGATTGTAATGTTAGTGAGTGAGATGGCTGTCAAAGTAAAACAGGACATGAGGTCCTCCCGTAAGAGCTACAACATTATGGTGGGTAGGGCCCGATCTGATCCCTCTAATGTTTGTATTGTCTCTATTTTTCTGAAAGAAGCAATTCCAATAGGGGAACGGATACCAAGTAAATTGCAGACATCCGGTTTCAGTGTTGTTTGGTGCCCTCTGTGTAGGATAAGGTATTCTGATCAGCATGGGGAGTGGTATAGAGACACCCCAACAACCAAGATAAAGATTAAGTGAGATAGCAGCCAGACCTTTCTGGTACCATTGTGGATGGATACTGCTGTTCTATAGGACAGGCTGGCATTTACTCACACCGAGACGTAAGGTAAGTGGGTAAGGTTTTGAACTTTTCCACTTGTCTTAATAGCTTCCAAGAGAGCCCCTTTTATGATTAAATTACTTTTCCCAATGAGTTGAAAGCGGTAATACAGGAAAACCCCTTGAAAATGCAACGTAGGTTAGACTAAGTGCTTTAGAGATGATAACCCTTGTTCTCTAAAGGAAATAAATCCCAAGTGATCCAAGTGACTAAAGGGTGGTGGATTCAGAATGGCCGACATCAACTCTACAGGTCAGGAGATAAAATGAGAGCCCCCAGCAGTACCTTCATTGTACCAGACCATTTCCATTAAAGGGCAAAGAGCTCTGCATCGCAGCATGGTATGGTGGAAGAGCAGAAGATAGCTAGCTTTACAGGAGGTTAAAGATGCTTAATAGGAAGGGACTAATCCTTCCAGATCCATACATAAGGAAGCCCTCGCATGCTAATATTGTTTTATCTGTGCCACTTTCCAAGTTGTCAAAATCTGGTTGAGTAGTGTGGATGGAAATTATTTGTAACTCTACTCCAAATGAAAAAATAAGGGACGTCATCTTCAAAAGTCCCATGTCCCCTTAACCTTATGAAACGTGTTCCACAACCTCACGGTGATCCTTTCAAAGTTCAAAAGCCTCTATTTTTTGAGCGTTAACTCTCTATGTGAAGAGATATCCTCCTCAGAGGCCTATTAATTATGAGTTGACTATGCCAAGGCCATCGCTAAGGGAGCATTTAAAACGGAGGACACGTGAATTTCTCTGGTTCCAGCTAGATTGTTGGCAAGATGCCTCTACTCCCTGGAGTTTCAGAGGAATTCATTGAATATCCTCTTGAGCAAGATCATTTTTCTAGGCAGTAATAGGTGTTGCCTCCCCTGCATTTCAGAATAAGGACAAGTATTGACTCAAACAACCTGTGAACTAATAGCTTCACGTCATATCACTGACCCATAATGTACataattatacatgtaataacatGGCTAGTTGTAGTGCTAATATACAGCTTGCCTcaaataaaattaagaaaatgTAAACATGACTGAGCACTGCAAGTACAAATATTAAAAACGATTAGTAAACAGGGAAGATCGTGGGCAATGTCATATGTAGAATTACACAGGGAGCATCATGGGTAATATCACACAACCTCTTATCTAATCGATCACTATTTTGCCATCCCTCgtactgatgtatgagaaacaccagagagtgtgtgggGAGAAGACTAGCTAGATCTCTGGTCTGGTAGCACAacgatgtgaggaggagagcaggagtctaataggggctgatggctcctgatgtatgagaatcaccagagtgtgaggaggagactggtcagatctctgggctggtagcacaacgatgtgaggaggagagcaggagtatAATaagggctgatggctcctgatgtatgagaatcaccagagtgtggggaggagactggtcagatctctgggctggtagcacaatgatatgatgtgaggaggagagcaggagtctaataggggctgatggctcctgatgtatgagaatcaccagagtgtgtggaggagactggtcagatctctgggctggtagcacaatgatatgatgtgaggaggagagcaggagtctaataggggctgatggctcctgatgtatgagaatcaccagagtgtggggaggagactggtcagatctctgggctggtagcacaacgatgtgaggaggagagcaggagtatAATaagggctgatggctcctgatgtatgagaatcaccagagtgtggggaggagactggtcagatctctgggctggtagcacaatgatatgatgtgaggaggagagcaggagtctaataggggctgatggctcctgatgtatgagaatcaccagagtgtggggaggagactggtcagatctctgggctggtagcacaacgatgtgaggaggagagcaggagtatAATaagggctgatggctcctgatgtatgagaatcaccagagtgtggggaggagactggtcagatctctgggctggtagcacaatgatatgatgtgaggaggagagcaggagtctaataggggctgatggctcctgatgtatgagaatcaccagagtgtggggaggagactggtcagatctctgggctggtagcacaacgATGTgaggatgtgaggaggagagcaggagtctaataggggctgatggctcctggcTCCACCACTGAGCAGATactttttcctcattagtttgtactgacagatGAAGGTGGAGAATAAGAGATTGatgtagtgactgaacaaggagaatatatgattattttctgtaataagtgtttataactcaccagtgctgatatctgtaggtgtctcctcctccttacactgctgatcacccctcacatacgtctcttcttctccctctgtaTCTTCTACCTTAATATTAGTCAAATCTTCACCCTATTTAACCCACAAACAATAAAATTACACTCTAATAATGTCTGATGTCATTAATTGAGATTAAACGTAAcatatcagtgtataagacaCACAAGACCctaaattccatctacctgatactcctgtgtgatcctgtgattttcctctgtacaatcctgtgaattaACAGGATGGGAACATATCTCTGGGGTATTTCcattactggatccatctgtagggaACACactgactgaatacattgtttacatGTTATTATCAGATGATGTCTGCAACTAGGTGGCTGCTCTCCTTTATAATAAATTAAAGTCTCCTCTTACCTAGTGATGTGGTGGtttggtgattctccatcatcacgtcctcgTACAGACTCTTATAGgatcctgacacacacaatgatacagtcatcatccagacacatcccctggtgttactgtataatgttccattcccagcagtcagcagctgaatgatcttctggtcattgtctctCTCATGTATCAAGGAGTGAGATGGAGGCACTGCGATGAGGAACAGGGTCCTGCTCAAACCTCCTGACACATGTAGATGGCTTCTCTGTGTCTCATGCTCACCAGATGTGTCCTATACTACTGTGTAAGCCGGTGTACTGAGAGAGACAGCAACAGAAAGGTAAATTGACCATTTTGAGTCGTTTCCGAAGGGGTTAATTCCTATATAAAAGAAAGTTCAGTGTATGTAGCACTTACCTCTCCTGCCATCCTCAGTGGGCCCACCGTTCTGCGTCCTCTGTCTGCGGCAGGTGATGATGCATCATCTGATTAGAGCAAATAGCAAGATCATGGGGTGGTGGGGTCATCTTGTAGATAGAGGACTGGGAACGGATGGTCCACTAAAGAGGAAAGGTGAGATAAATGCTAAATACCCTCCACTTGACCATGCATGTTGGAAGCTGTTAGAGGTAGCACAATTTGTAAATGAAACCCTTCTTGTTgatttgtacatattttttttttacaaaagtgaAAATTATCTCCACTTGTAAAACTTAAAAATTGTACAATCTGATTAATGCATCAGTGATAGACAAAAGCAACTTAATATGAGCAAAGCAAAATATCCTACATTCTGTTAACACTGTGGGACCGATACTTTTATATGTGACCATCTACCTACAGCTAGTTTACGGCTGTGCAGAGGAGCAGACGGAGGCACAACAGAAAGTACCAAAGAG
The nucleotide sequence above comes from Mixophyes fleayi isolate aMixFle1 chromosome 6, aMixFle1.hap1, whole genome shotgun sequence. Encoded proteins:
- the LOC142159857 gene encoding uncharacterized protein LOC142159857 isoform X5, with product MMTVSLCVSGSYKSLYEDVMMENHQTTTSLDGSSNGNTPEICSHPVNSQDCTEENHRITQEYQGEDLTNIKVEDTEGEEETYVRGDQQCKEEETPTDISTDGFSNLNTPERCPRPIFSQDYTEENHRITEEYQVGDLTHIKIEYIDGEQEMCVVENQQCKKEEIPTYTSTGKEATLQHGRLKTHRQHESRATQPSTASQPGHLSQLATPPTAASQPGTSSQPFGKRRRPNFSYHEVDILVNNVVDILFAASKNLTASGKLAVWQQITQKVNAVAPIIRSVEEVKKRWQDFKRRLKDKLREYHRHARETGREPCSQLQLTTLEQRAMTCIQPEQIHGLHIVDTDRPISYQQHTAPEDVEEQPQSSPSPRLDPQSPSPPLPESPAPTPVEISPQPQILQQPDKEPVLEYHDHLMEIQRQQLSLQERQAEALEGVGATLSRLATAQERLASAQERQNIIMEKMVSVLQRVTSQSMPTLYGLGGASAAAVWTLDIIFMIFPVTFLVSMAHSLHRR
- the LOC142159857 gene encoding uncharacterized protein LOC142159857 isoform X6, whose protein sequence is MMTVSLCVSGSYKSLYEDVMMENHQTTTSLDGSSNGNTPEICSHPVNSQDCTEENHRITQEYQGEDLTNIKVEDTEGEEETYVRGDQQCKEEETPTDISTDGFSNLNTPERCPRPIFSQDYTEENHRITEEYQVGDLTHIKIEYIDGEQEMCVVENQQCKKEEIPTYTSTGKEATLQHGRLKTHRQHESRATQPSTASQPGHLSQLATPPTAASQPGTSSQPFGKRRRPNFSYHEVDILVNNVVDILFAASKNLTASGKLAVWQQITQKVNAVAPIIRSVEEVKKRWQDFKRRLKDKLREYHRHARETGREPCSQLQLTTLEQRAMTCIQPEQIHGLHIVDTDRPISYQQHTAPEDVEEQPQSSPSPRLDPQSPSPPLPESPAPTPVEISPQPQILQQPDKEPVLEYHDHLMEIQRQQLSLQERQAEALEGVGATLSRLATAQERLASAQERQNIIMEKMVSVLQRVTSQSMPTLYGLGGASAAGATKDPQWCT
- the LOC142159857 gene encoding uncharacterized protein LOC142159857 isoform X4, coding for MMTVSLCVSGSYKSLYEDVMMENHQTTTSLDGSSNGNTPEICSHPVNSQDCTEENHRITQEYQGEDLTNIKVEDTEGEEETYVRGDQQCKEEETPTDISTDGFSNLNTPERCPRPIFSQDYTEENHRITEEYQVGDLTHIKIEYIDGEQEMCVVENQQCKKEEIPTYTSTGKEATLQHGRLKTHRQHESRATQPSTASQPGHLSQLATPPTAASQPGTSSQPFGKRRRPNFSYHEVDILVNNVVDILFAASKNLTASGKLAVWQQITQKVNAVAPIIRSVEEVKKRWQDFKRRLKDKLREYHRHARETGREPCSQLQLTTLEQRAMTCIQPEQIHGLHIVDTDRPISYQQHTAPEDVEEQPQSSPSPRLDPQSPSPPLPESPAPTPVEISPQPQILQQPDKEPVLEYHDHLMEIQRQQLSLQERQAEALEGVGATLSRLATAQERLASAQERQNIIMEKMVSVLQRVTSQSMPTLYGLGGASAAGEPEPQEPPASSLPAASAARRIRRHVRSQEPTQRKRLKRGKT